In Rhododendron vialii isolate Sample 1 chromosome 9a, ASM3025357v1, the following are encoded in one genomic region:
- the LOC131301043 gene encoding uncharacterized protein LOC131301043 isoform X1 gives MMGNASRMHTLLLYRTYRGPCRTSLFSAPPPSAAVASSVLTHQHPLTLLNPNSPFPSSGSNYSHNPFRLRLVPSKPTSSFFPSTLRLISTTTSEDTGEIQETPVEDETDEEVEPIDSWEEEDDAEPEIGDGGDGGGFVLQNCHWGERALSLAHEVLLHFGDGMELFSFKTTPRGYIYVRLDKLAHEYGCPSMDEIESYSRQYKKRLDEVGASGEIPEDLALEVSSPGAERLLKVPDDLYRFKDMPMRVDYIQDLEARSPEKFGVFYLESIETETGRCVWRLADVKENRDPSAKGRPLSRKLKDWRLDLPYAMFKRVTLYLDY, from the exons ATGATGGGCAACGCAAGTAGAATGCATACTTTGCTACTCTACAGAACATACAGAGGCCCTTGTCGGACGTCCCTCTTCTCTGCTCCACCGCCTTCGGCCGCCGTCGCTTCTTCAGTTTTAACCCATCAACATCCATTAACCCTCCTAAACCCTAActctccttttccttcttctgGTTCTAATTACAGCCACAACCCTTTCCGTTTGAGACTCGTTCCTTCGAAACCCACTTCATCCTTTTTTCCTTCGACTCTTCGGTTGATCAGTACAACTACGTCTGAAGATACTGGTGAAATTCAAGAAACCCCTGTTGAGG ATGAGACGGATGAAGAGGTAGAACCCATTGATTCatgggaagaagaagatgatgctGAGCCTGAG ATTGGCGATGGAGGGGATGGTGGTGGATTTGTTTTACAAAATTGCCATTGGGGTGAACGTGCTCTATCACTAGCCCATGAGGTCCTCCTGCATTTTGGGGATGGCATGGAACTCTTTTCTTTTAAGACGACTCCTCGGGGATACATCTATGTGAGACTAGACAAACTCGCACATGA ATATGGGTGTCCGAGTATGGACGAGATTGAGAGTTACAGCCGCCAATACAAAAAAAGATTAGACGAAGTTGGAGCGTCTGGAGAAATACCCGAGGATTTGGCTCTTGAG gtATCGTCTCCCGGTGCAGAGCGGCTACTGAAAGTACCAGATGACTTGTATAGGTTCAAAGACATGCCTATGAGAGTAGATTATATACAAGACCTAGAGGCTAGATCCCCCGAAAAGTTTGGGGTATTTTACCTGGAATCGATTGAAACTGAAACAGGGAGATGTGTATGGAGGCTGGCGGACGTGAAGGAAAACAGAGACCCATCGGCGAAAGGAAGACCATTAAGCCGTAAGCTGAAGGATTGGAGATTAGATCTTCCCTATGCTATGTTTAAAAGGGTAACTTTGTACCTTGATTACTGA
- the LOC131301043 gene encoding uncharacterized protein LOC131301043 isoform X3, translated as MQFYETDEEVEPIDSWEEEDDAEPEIGDGGDGGGFVLQNCHWGERALSLAHEVLLHFGDGMELFSFKTTPRGYIYVRLDKLAHEYGCPSMDEIESYSRQYKKRLDEVGASGEIPEDLALEVSSPGAERLLKVPDDLYRFKDMPMRVDYIQDLEARSPEKFGVFYLESIETETGRCVWRLADVKENRDPSAKGRPLSRKLKDWRLDLPYAMFKRVTLYLDY; from the exons atgCAATTTT ATGAGACGGATGAAGAGGTAGAACCCATTGATTCatgggaagaagaagatgatgctGAGCCTGAG ATTGGCGATGGAGGGGATGGTGGTGGATTTGTTTTACAAAATTGCCATTGGGGTGAACGTGCTCTATCACTAGCCCATGAGGTCCTCCTGCATTTTGGGGATGGCATGGAACTCTTTTCTTTTAAGACGACTCCTCGGGGATACATCTATGTGAGACTAGACAAACTCGCACATGA ATATGGGTGTCCGAGTATGGACGAGATTGAGAGTTACAGCCGCCAATACAAAAAAAGATTAGACGAAGTTGGAGCGTCTGGAGAAATACCCGAGGATTTGGCTCTTGAG gtATCGTCTCCCGGTGCAGAGCGGCTACTGAAAGTACCAGATGACTTGTATAGGTTCAAAGACATGCCTATGAGAGTAGATTATATACAAGACCTAGAGGCTAGATCCCCCGAAAAGTTTGGGGTATTTTACCTGGAATCGATTGAAACTGAAACAGGGAGATGTGTATGGAGGCTGGCGGACGTGAAGGAAAACAGAGACCCATCGGCGAAAGGAAGACCATTAAGCCGTAAGCTGAAGGATTGGAGATTAGATCTTCCCTATGCTATGTTTAAAAGGGTAACTTTGTACCTTGATTACTGA
- the LOC131301043 gene encoding uncharacterized protein LOC131301043 isoform X2: MDFWKDETDEEVEPIDSWEEEDDAEPEIGDGGDGGGFVLQNCHWGERALSLAHEVLLHFGDGMELFSFKTTPRGYIYVRLDKLAHEYGCPSMDEIESYSRQYKKRLDEVGASGEIPEDLALEVSSPGAERLLKVPDDLYRFKDMPMRVDYIQDLEARSPEKFGVFYLESIETETGRCVWRLADVKENRDPSAKGRPLSRKLKDWRLDLPYAMFKRVTLYLDY; this comes from the exons ATGGATTTCTGGAAAG ATGAGACGGATGAAGAGGTAGAACCCATTGATTCatgggaagaagaagatgatgctGAGCCTGAG ATTGGCGATGGAGGGGATGGTGGTGGATTTGTTTTACAAAATTGCCATTGGGGTGAACGTGCTCTATCACTAGCCCATGAGGTCCTCCTGCATTTTGGGGATGGCATGGAACTCTTTTCTTTTAAGACGACTCCTCGGGGATACATCTATGTGAGACTAGACAAACTCGCACATGA ATATGGGTGTCCGAGTATGGACGAGATTGAGAGTTACAGCCGCCAATACAAAAAAAGATTAGACGAAGTTGGAGCGTCTGGAGAAATACCCGAGGATTTGGCTCTTGAG gtATCGTCTCCCGGTGCAGAGCGGCTACTGAAAGTACCAGATGACTTGTATAGGTTCAAAGACATGCCTATGAGAGTAGATTATATACAAGACCTAGAGGCTAGATCCCCCGAAAAGTTTGGGGTATTTTACCTGGAATCGATTGAAACTGAAACAGGGAGATGTGTATGGAGGCTGGCGGACGTGAAGGAAAACAGAGACCCATCGGCGAAAGGAAGACCATTAAGCCGTAAGCTGAAGGATTGGAGATTAGATCTTCCCTATGCTATGTTTAAAAGGGTAACTTTGTACCTTGATTACTGA